The sequence below is a genomic window from Ipomoea triloba cultivar NCNSP0323 chromosome 2, ASM357664v1.
aaacaaagcaataaaattTGCTAATATAAGctgcaaaaagagcaaattATTGATGAGAATTGTGTTTCTGCATTCACATCAATAGATTACACAAGATAGATAAATTTGAAGACAACTCATAATAGAATTACACAACtcctaaggttcacgggacacAATCCTTAGTGGGATGAATCTGAAGGTTCACGGGACACAATCTGAAGCTTGTCACGAAGAAAAGCAAACCTTGAAGCAGGCATCGGTTTAGTGAAGATATCAGCCAACTAATCCTTAGTGGGATGAATCTACCCTGAAGCTCACAAGAAGTAACCTTGTCAcaaacaaagtgataatcaatctcaaacATGTTTAGTCCTAACATGAACTACAAGATTGGAACACATGTATGTCGCCCCCAAATTGTCACCACAGCCTCGGAGGAGCAGATAAAGAAACACCTGAACTCACACAACAGAGATACAACCCAAGTCACTTCCGCAAACACATTAGCAAAGGCCTTATACCAAATGAGAACTGTATTTCTGTATTCACATCAATAGATTATACaagatagataaatatatacagAAGACTACTCATAATAGAATTACACAACTCCTAAAACTATAGAGTGCTAACATTATTAAACTTCATtgtaaactaattaatttcaatGACCAGCCCTTCAAAAAGTTCAGCACAatctttttttctcaaaaggttgaatccctaGTCTCAAGAATCCTCAGGGCTGGGAATGTGATTCATGGTAACCCAACTAAACACAAAAGTATGCTAGAAGTTTAATTTCTGTGCACAAAGAGTCTCACTTTTAGGGGTTGTTTTCAAACTACCGCTAGTGAAACTAAATTCTTAGTCTTTCTTTCAAACTTCATACCTATGACCAAGAGTCCCAAAGTTCAGCACAATCTTTTCAAGAAGAAATGGAGCAATAACCGGAAAAGGAATCATAAAATGGCAGAATTCACAGTAgcaattttatagaaaaaacaCATCCCTCAGTACTTCATTTCTCATCAAGAATAATCAGGCTACTTTTAACGTCAAAATGTACTGAGAAATTCATCATAGGGATGAAGGGAAACAAATGGTTAAACGAATTCTTTAAAAATACATAACTACATTTAAGCGTTTCTGGATGAAAAGAGCTAAACCAAACCCCTCagaatttaaatttatcctcaaTGCATAACATTCAGTCCACTACTTTTAACATTGATTGAAAACATTCTTCATAGGGGCGGACAGTGACTAGAAAATCAGATTTCGGATCCATAATATACCCAAAGAAATCAACTTCTAAAGCACGAGAAACAAATTGATTCAGAGTATAATAATCCTCATTAACCAAATCTATTCTAGAAATGACTAAACGAGAGCACAAACAAacaggaacaaaaaaaaaaaaaaaaaaaaaaaaaaaaaaaaaaaaaaaaaaaaaaaaaaaaaaaaaaaaaaaaaaaaaggagaagatTGGAGCAAATGGAGAGCAGCTTTATGCAATAAAGCGAAACGACGTGCATATAAATAGAAGGCACAGGTTAATCAATGAAGAAATTGAAGAGGGTGGCCGACGGCGTTCCCCGTAGTGATGGGTGTGTTAGGGTTTGAAGCTTAACTATATAGTAAGGGTGACTGCGGTCTGCGGTACAATTATCTGTTTGGATACAAAGAATTTATCAGAGTAGAGGCTTATAGTATTCCAATACTAATAAATTTTGAGGAatttttgtaaaagtaattaTGAAAGTGCAATGTAATAAAGTcagttatattaaaaaaaaaaatgaaagagagGATGAGAATGAattgaaaaataacaaaatcaaaatacaaatttaaaaaataaataaataatctaataatttATGCTCCCAGTTGAATTTGCATCTCAcatgttgtgacttgtgaggcATGTATCCTCACCTCACTGTCAAAAACTATTTGCATTTCAcatgttgtgacttgtgaggcATGTATCCTCACCTCACTGTCAAAAACTTAATACTTACAGTAGAACCTTATATCTTCTCTCTCCTTCACATAGGCgtacaaatttacaaaaattattgaaaagttACTATTGATGTATTGGAACAAGTATTATAGGATTGCTTAAGGGAGCTTCTTCAAGCAGACACGGACGATGCCATTTCGCATAAAATTACATACATGTTCCCTCTGTTgcacccccaaaaaaaaaaagatatatgtGCTTCATAGAGTATAACTTccacaaaatattcaaatttgattgaaggaaaaaaaaaagtgaataaaaataatgaaagacGTAACACATTACAGGGAATAGAAAATGAGAATAACAAATTGAAGTATATGTAAAATTATTCATTAAAGAAATCGAAATagatattacaaaaattttgaTGTGTGGACCAATATATGTTTGATACTAGATCCAAATAAATTATGAGATTTTAGTTTACATCTTGTACAAATACTATAGTAGACTCTTATTAGTGTCTGCGGTAACTTTTACAGTTGTATAATTCATACAGAAAAATACTATTCGTATTTATACTTTTTACTCATTCTCACCaaatttgaatgttgaattttcgTTGAGATccgcagaaaaaaaaaataactaatcatCTCAATTAATGGATAAATATGTCCAAACAAAATTCCAAACTTATGTCGAAATAGATAAGTCAACAAAAAAGTGTGagcttttatttattaaatcttttcatttaaataataaattattattattattattgaatttaatAAAAATCTTATTGTTTTGCTTATgtctaattgaatttattttagtgaGACAAACACGTGGAACATAATACGGCAAAACAGGATGTACACCATTGAATGTCGTCAAAATTGTGAGCACACTTCTATATTATCACATGCACATTTATACATCATGCACCACCACCattaatgaaaataatgattagAAACTCTAGTTGATTCACAAACTTGATTAGTGCATGAACAAATCATTTGATGCAAACCAAATTCATAATGCATTGGTGCACAAGTATAGTTTTGTTGTCATATTTGATAATATTGACAAAATCTACAATcacttataatataaaaaaatgtgtaattttaACACCGTTAATATTACAAAGGAGAAATTTTagtaatataactatatatttagATATGAATAAAAGATTTTTCTCTTGTAGAgtttttgataaaaaatttttaaaaaatatttttttaatgagtaaTTGCTAGAGATTTGATTGATTGAATTAAATGcgacaataaaaatatatttatgtattaaatgtagcaaaattaataattaaggacTAAATGTAAGAAGTGGTAATAGTTGAGGACCAAAAATAACAATAGCTTTGTCGGCAATGGGCATCCTCACTCCTCATTCCCTTGGCCAGTCGGTGTCATATAAAGGCGAGAGAAAATGAAATACGAAAGCTGTGAAGCAGACTGGGGAACTAGAATGGAGTGGAATCGGGGGAAACTTTTCACTCTAATCTATCTCAATCTAACTCTAATTCTCTTGATAAGAAGCTCGAGAGCTTGGACCGGCGAAATCCATGGCAGAGTCGTTTGTGATGTCTGCGGCGATTCTACTGTTGGCCCTGAAGACCATGTTTTGGAAGGTAATCTTTCTTACCATTCCATCTCTGTTGcttcttttctctcttttcagattctttttttattttgatgctAATTTATTTCAAGCTTCAGTAGATAGAACGGGTTGGAACTCAACATAGAGAATTTAGGCATTAGATTCTGAGATTTTCCTTTAATCTCGTTCCATTTTTTATGCAGTACTTTGTGATGTTCATGGTTTGATTAATAATATAAGCTATTTGATAGGTTTCGAGTTCAAATATTTATTGGAATTTTCTGTATTTTAGAGAAATTTCTTTGTTTTCGTTTGTTAGTCTATTGAAGTGTTGACCTTTTTCAGAATTTTGAGTATTGTTGAGTGAAAAGTCGATATTTTCTTGGTTGATTTTGTGAAAGTTCAGTATTTGGCACCTTGTATTTCCCTATTGTATTGCACCTTGTATTTGCTTGTTAATTATGTGGTAAATTTTACTTGATTATGCAAAATCTCTGCTGTAAAATCATATGGAGTATGATGGTATATTAGGATATAAATGTAAACTGGAAGCTGGTTTTCCCTCTGTTATGCTGAAGGTGTGAAGCTTGAGTTAGATGTTGTTTGCAACACCTCTTTCTTccttaattattacggagtattattactgttttattaatattgaatgtgAGTTTCAGACATTTTCCATTGCTTTTATGAAATGTAAGCAATATTTGGGTTTTCGTCTTGCATTAAGGGGAAGGAGAAGGATCTTTAATTGAATTCACCCGCGAAATAAGCTGGATGTTTTCTGAATCAACAACTAAAACCAATTGAATGTGCAAGGATGCTGTACTGTAGTAGATCAAATTCTTCTTCGACAGTTTGTGTTTCTAAAGCTAGTTGACAGTGTAGTTTTGATTTCTAGCAATTATCTGACTTCGATTGAAACGATTTCTTCTAGGAATCTGGTTTTCCACTATTAGCCGCTTTGTAGCCAAAATGTTTGGTTACTAACTTACTATATCTCATAATTCCTCCAACTCCCTTTCAAGATCAGTACTCGGTGTGAATTGGGATATACAGTTCCATAGTTCTGCTGGTGGTTCATTCTCTCTAATAGCTATTCCTAGAAACCGTACATTTAGTTCATATTGAACAGATGGTGTGATACATATTGATGTTTGTATTATATGTTGGTTTTTTACTCTGGCCTATCAGATCCATCTGTTGGAAATTCTATCCTTCTGCATAGAAGTCATAGAGAATCATGTCGTTTTTAGTCCAAGTTTTAATCATCCCGCTTCATAGAGCATACAATGCTTGTTTATACTAGAATAGAATATTTACTCAAAACTGTGGAGAAACTTTATCTGAGGACAATCTGGTTCTTCTCATTTTCTGGTTGCAGGAGCAGAGGTTGCCGTTCTTTGCATAACAAAGTCCGGGGAAGTTCTAAACTATCAGGCGTTCACAAACTCCAACGGGATATACACAGTAGCGGAGACTATGCCAGAGAGTGATCGCTGGGACGCATGCCTAGCTCGGCCCATAAGCAGCTTCCATGAACAATGCACGCACCTGAGAGATGGCAGTTCGGGAGTTAAGTTCAGCTACAATCACAAATCAGGCTATTCACATACTGTCAAACCGTTTGTTTATCATCCCGCCATCCTCCCAACCTACTGCATATGATGAGTGCAGTTTCCTCTTGCAAGGGGGAAAGTGGGGATTTTTGGGTTGTGATGGAAATTGTAAATTTGTGGTAATGCTCACCCCATAACATATGCCAGTCATTTTGGTATGCATGAGTATTTATAAGTATACTTTTCTTTGTACATTTGAAATCGAATTTGGCCAGGTCAGGTAAAgtgtaatattacatttattttttggtagGACCATTATTTTTTTGATTGAAATGCTTTGATTAATTAGCTATCAAATAAAGCAGGGGAGATGAATCAAAACACGCAAG
It includes:
- the LOC116009731 gene encoding uncharacterized protein LOC116009731, giving the protein MKYESCEADWGTRMEWNRGKLFTLIYLNLTLILLIRSSRAWTGEIHGRVVCDVCGDSTVGPEDHVLEGAEVAVLCITKSGEVLNYQAFTNSNGIYTVAETMPESDRWDACLARPISSFHEQCTHLRDGSSGVKFSYNHKSGYSHTVKPFVYHPAILPTYCI